The Aspergillus luchuensis IFO 4308 DNA, chromosome 6, nearly complete sequence genome segment CCAGGAGCCCAGAATATTCTGAACCTGATCGTCCTCATTTCGCAGATCGGGAAGCGATACGACGGTGTCTCCCATCCAGCACTTAGAATGGCATTAGCAAAACTTCCAGGGGTAATATGTCACGATGCACGCTTACATCCAGGACACATGTCTCATTTGTGGGATCACTGGAGAGGAGTTTGAAGTCGTGGAAGTActtttcatcatcgaaaGGATTGAAAGTGCTGTAATCGACGGTGCTAGAATTTCCCGCCCAGGCCATATCACCAACCACGATGTCAAGCATCAAGTACTGGGTTTCGCATGGTCAACTTCGTTCTCAAGGAAACATGGGAGATAGACTTACCATTCCACGATTGTGCAAGGCAGAGGACAAGGCTTGAAGCTCCTTAGGAGTGCCGAAGTGGGAGTTGATGGAATACAGGTCATTGGGCCAATATCCATGGTATGCTATGAACTGTTAACATGTTGAATTATCTACCTACCAAGCTACAGAAATATATCATGTATGTAACAATGTACAATAAATTGAAGATGGTTTATGAAGGTTTCGAATTGCCATACCTGAGAGATCTGCTGTTCGGGCGGAAATCTGGGTTTGCGCTGGAGAGATCCATATCTGGAGACTTGAATATGAGAAGAGTTGCAGAAAGTGTGAGGAACACTACTCTGTAGTGCTAAACCTACCGCATCGAAGCCGAGATCGTGGATGTAGTCcagcttgttgatgatgccCTGAAAAGAACCTCCGCAGTAGTTCCCCTGTGCTGCATCACAAGCAGCGGTGGTTGAGTTATCTGATCGAGCAAAGCGATCGGTCACGATTTGATAGATAGAGCGACCGATCCATTGGTCTCTGGAAGCCGCATTAACCGTGGAGAATCCCAGGGTTACCACCAGCAACGAGATGATCCACCACCCGTCCATGGTTGGTGGCGTTTGCATGAGCAGATGAAAGAAGGCAAGGAGAGTAGTTTCAGTGGTGGAATAACTAGctagaaagaggggagagaaatgCCTTGATGATTATGACCTGCGTAACCTTCTGTTGAGCATGTTCATATACGATGCGGACACATACATCCTTTGTGTCTGTTCAGGGCACAAAAAGATGATTACCGACCAGTGAACAAGTCAACAGTGACAATACCGATGTATCCTGACTGTACCGAAACTTACGTGACAACGTAATGGGTGAATATGTATTGGGTTATGGGGTATTGGTACTTTTCGGACCCTAACAGATCCATAGACATCTTAACTTCCATTTACTGACCAGCAAATCTGACATCTAACTCACGGCCCGTTCGCCAGGTGGTTGGTTCCTactagttgttgttgttgttgttgattcatacgctgacccctcgcctgagcgacatgcagggtactactatctccacactctatgtacatccattcctcgtagactattactttcctgacgaacttggagcctcgtcaaggcctgtggtggccagtgcctggggttgtgttttgccgccctcgtggcgcgcgacttcggaatctctgcgatgcctccgcaaagtccaggACCGCCCCGAGGACGCTACTGTCTTGCGGACCATCTTGGAACCTACCCTCCctaccttgtcctgctcctcccagcatatctgaaatattgttGAATGCCCCTCCAATCTTCCGTCGGAGGGCTTGGCGTAGCCCACTAAGCCGCGGGCAATCGATTAACACGTGGACCACGGTTTCCGTTGccccacattcacatttcTCATCGTCTCGGAGCCCGCGCTGTTTTCCGTGTGTCGCCAGCCATGAGTGGCCGGTCCGGAGTTgggtgagtaagtaggctCGGTTTCGGGGGAGCGAGCCGTAGAGCCGGCGGGTCCGGTTGGCCGGTAGGGCCCGATCAATGCGGCGGAGATGTCCTCCGTTTCGAGAGGCCCTCCATTCTTGGTGCCATTCGTCGCTAATATTCCTGCGGATGTACCTTTTCTCTCGTGACAGAAGATGTCTAAAGGGGTGTCTCTTTTCACCCCCTaccgtggctttggctagGCGGTCTGCTGCTTCGTTTCCAGGGTTGCCGCAGTGACCCGGAACCCATTGTAGTCGCAGTGGGATCCCTCGCGCCCTGAGCTCCCCGGCCGACTGGTGAATCGCCTGAATGATACGCTGGCCTGATTTGTTCCAGGAGTTTTTGATAACCTGCAGGGCCGACATGCTGTCACTAAGGATTGTCGCTGGTTCTGCGTCtgttgctctggatctctggttcttctgcgcGAGCTGAAAAACCAGCCCGATCGCGTAGTAGATCGCCATTAGCTCAGCTGCGTAGACGGACCAGAACTCCATCGaaccaatgctgacttgtcGAGACCCTACGATCcgctggttgtggtcgagAGCCACCGCCGCGGCTCCTAGCTGATTCTCTTTGCCCGAGGCATCCGAAAAGACTGTAATGTTGGGTGTGGCCGCTCTTGCTAGAGCATTGGTCTGTGCTTTCTCCCGATCCGGCTCAATTTCAATATCGGTGAAAGATTGGGCTCGCCAAGGTGCTAGTGGTCTGGGgtcaattctttccagggcttgcagCCGCGTGAGGTTCATTGTTCGTAGGGTTTCTGCCAGGGGAAAGCGCGCCCTATTGCCGACCTGGGTGCTGCGTACTCTTGCCCGGCTGATGACATCATGGACTGGGTGGTCTTCCGGTAGGTTCCTACTAGTTCCTGTCACTTTCACCCGATCGGCAGGCTTTGCTGGCccgggaaagagagagtgtgtgaaCAGACTCTCAAAAAAAGCGCCAGCCAAACCTTAAAACTTCCcgttatttttccttttttcttttctccttaaTTCCCGTCGGAACCTTTGCTCTGCTCCACTTCTCTCCCCTTATCGGCCTTCGTATCCCGAACAGATAGTCTATCCCACTCACATTTCCCTCCTTGGCTCGCTTCCACTATCTCGGATAGGTCATCCTCTCGCGATGACGTGTCTCTGCTGTTTTCGCCCTTCTAGGTTCACGGAATCTGCAAGTTCTGCTCGCCCCATCGGGCATATGTCACTGTCGGGTTGATGGGGTTCGTCTATCTCCGATCCCCGTGGCCCGGGATATATCACT includes the following:
- a CDS encoding ribonuclease H family protein (COG:S;~EggNog:ENOG410QDN7;~InterPro:IPR012337,IPR036397,IPR002156;~PFAM:PF00075;~TransMembrane:1 (o89-108i);~go_function: GO:0003676 - nucleic acid binding [Evidence IEA];~go_function: GO:0004523 - RNA-DNA hybrid ribonuclease activity [Evidence IEA]); protein product: MNLTRLQALERIDPRPLAPWRAQSFTDIEIEPDREKAQTNALARAATPNITVFSDASGKENQLGAAAVALDHNQRIVGSRQVSIGSMEFWSVYAAELMAIYYAIGLVFQLAQKNQRSRATDAEPATILSDSMSALQVIKNSWNKSGQRIIQAIHQSAGELRARGIPLRLQWVPGHCGNPGNEAADRLAKATVGGEKRHPFRHLLSREKRYIRRNISDEWHQEWRASRNGGHLRRIDRALPANRTRRLYGSLPRNRAYLLTQLRTGHSWLATHGKQRGLRDDEKCECGATETVVHVLIDCPRLSGLRQALRRKIGGAFNNISDMLGGAGQGREGRFQDGPQDSSVLGAVLDFAEASQRFRSRAPRGRQNTTPGTGHHRP